The stretch of DNA ccacctgcaacgtgtgtttttggactgtgggaggaaaccggagcacccggaggaaacccacgcggacacagggataacacaccaactcctcacagacagtcacccggagcgggaatcgaacccacaacctccaggcccctggagctgtgtgactgtgacactacctgctgcgccaccatgccgcccctgaGACACACATATGGTATCAAATTTAATTTTGAGTTTGTGTACTGTTATCAACATTGCCTTGTCTGTTGTGTTGTCTGAAACTGTTACTCAAGGTAATCAGCCAAGTTGCGTTTTCCCAGGTGTAACAGTATGGCCCATGTcggctgagcatttctgcttaCTCAGCCAGTACAAATCCTTGCCTTTGAGACTTGAGTCATCTGATAGGCTGTGTAGAGAGCAGTAGTCCTCACAGGTCAGTCCATTGCTGTTGAAATAAACCACAGATCAAACGACGTACAAACAGAATAAATTAGGTGGTCTTAATTTATTCTGATTAAGTCATTGCCAATTCATAATTTGGGACGCCCCAGTCACAGACAAAGCTGGAAGGGTGAAGCATAGCTCAAGCTTCCTGAGAGACATATGAAGCAAGTCATTGCTCCATTCCAAACTCCATAAGCAGCAAAAATGCTTTTGGAAAACATGGCTAACTGCCCACTTTTGTTATGTCAGGTGATAAAGATGCTTAGACAGTGGAAGTGCTCTTCATATTACAGGTGATACAACACCCATTACTCACtcagaaaatataaaacagaaacataaacaaagaTCAGAAACACTGAGAACTTGCCTGTGTTGAGGATCAGATGTCATGGTGCTATCTTCATAAATTTTCAGCATAGTCTCAGTGCGGTCATCTTTAAGCTCCTTAGGCTTCTTCAGTCTGTTTACAGTCAAATGAGTAAAATCATGTCAAAGGCTAAATTGTCTGAATTgaactaaatatttatttgaatgaatACAACAACAGGCACTGACCTGGGCTCTAGCCGTTCTTTAACCTTGGCTATTGATCGGATATAAGGGCCAATTTGTCGAGCAATGGTAGTCAGGTAAGAATTCTCTTGCTTTAACTGAAGTAAGTCATGAAGCTGTgctagaaataataataaatgtatgacATTATTGTATAACCAGAAGTTAAAACCATAGaaattaaactttttattttaatacaccTTCATATATTTCTTGCTCATTTGCCACCCTCTGGTATGTTTCCTCCCAAATCtaatagaaaaaacaaaaacgtcATGTTTTAGTCATTTATGCTCCCAAATataagtaaaacacaatgccaaaaaaatttaaaaagaccTCCTCAATCATTGCCCTCATCATCTCAACGGAGGAGTATTCAGAGGAGATCTCCCTGTCCATCTGCAGAGACCTGTCCATGATCTCACACATTGTGTCTGTCTTTATGAGGGAGTGATGCTTGGTCAGGTCTCTGTGAATTTCCTGCACCTGGTCCTTAAGCTTCTGGATCTCTGTCTGCAAACTCTGTTCAGAAAGAAGAATTGTGAACATATCTAAAGCAATGGCTCCCAATCCCAGGTTTAGTGTAGGACTAGAGTGGTTCTACTGCCCCATGCCCAATGCTGAGGAGTTTATGCTCCTCAAGCCAACAGCATTATTTATAGGcatctttttattttcatggCCCTAGTGCTATTCTAgtattaacattttattgttaatgtttttctatGCAGAATAGGATGCACCTTGTAAGTAGCACTAATTATTCAGTAGTGTGTGTCCACAGTTGTTGAATATCCGCATGGAGCAGAAAGTATAAGCAGGCCTCACCCTGTAGCTGTTCTCATATTTGCGGCAGTGTTCCATGAAGGTACTTTCTCCACCCTCAGCCAGTAAAACCTTGGTGCTGATGTAGCGATGAGATGTGGGCTTGCGCACTACAGTTGAGCCCAGGGACATATCACTAGCTGCTGGAGAGTGACAGGCCACTGACAGTGATGAGGACAGCCTATAGGGAAGATGAAATGTTGGGTGAAAATCCTATATTGCAGTTTcagatgttttaaaaagtttgcTATAACCTTAAAATTTATGAAGAGCACTCCTTGCTCTGATAACTATGTAATGTATATAAGTTTAGTAGTAAATAACTATAGTTCACAGGGTTAAAAACCCAAGTTATTATCTGCTGACGTaacaaggacacagtgtcaTTGGTATGAACCCCTTAATAGTGccccttgtggagcattttACAAATGTGCATGAGTATGTCTGTGAGTAACTGTGTCTGTGAGATAAAGAACAATTTCATAAGGTGCTTCTGTTTCATAAACACAGACATATAATGTCCCTGATACAAGGCCTTGCTCTTATCAACCACAAAATGCTACCTGACTGATAATAGTACCCCTGCTGAGATATTTTTAGCCTGCTGAACATGAACGAGTGAGATACAGGCCAGGTTCAGGTTCATCGGGTGCATTGCGttgtgtggtaaaaaaaaaaaagcagcattaTTATTAATCCATAAGGTCTTTACTTAACTAGATCTGGTTGCGTGTTGTAGGTATTTCATGAATCTTTGCatttattttccaaattttACACAAACTCTAAAAAacgtattaaaatatatatatatatatatatatatatatgcaaatcTACACTTTGCACAGAGAGTAACAGAGAGACTAACAATCCACCGCCATTGGTCAGACCCAGTCCGGACACGCTGCCAGCTGTGGACACTGATCGTCGTTGACTCAAcagcaagagaggctccaaaCAGCGGGCAAATTCAGAGTGGTACTCTGTGTTAATCTGTAAGGAGAGACACTCATTTGACAGGTACTAAGAGAAAAGACAAAGACGTGAAAGTAGATGTTGCTCTTACCTTGCTGCTTTGGGCCGGTCTCAGTCTGTGAGGAAGTTTCACAATTTTCTTCAGTCTCTCCATCAGTTGCTATGTAAAAGAGGGTGGATATTATTTCTGCCTAGTATGTTATGTTACATCAAACAGAGTCAATAATGTGTGGAAGCAGTTTAAGTACTAAAATCATGTATTAACAATTACcaacaatatatatatgcacttgattccaggtaggctctggaccccccgcgaccctaaattggataagcggttacagataatggatggatatatatgcACTTCAGTGCCAAAAAATGAAACACATCCTCATTCgtacattcgttcattcattcatccatccctCTAGTGAATAAACAAAACCACCTTAAATTAGCTGATAATCACAAAACATGAAAGtccacaatataaaaataatcaacataaTAAAGATACAATTTTAGGGGTTAACATTTGTGTCAGTTTCTATATAATCGGCCCAAAATATTCATGGGCCTGGTCATAACTCACTCCCCCTTAAACCCACACCCCTCATAATTACTGAAATTAGTTACTTTATGATGCACAAATTattaacaaacacattcacacacccaaGGAAGCTTTATAACTGTACGAGAAAAAATgcagaattatttttataattgttcAAATACTGgtagaaatgaatgaaaatttaaagGTAGCTCGCAATATTCAGTGCCAAAATTGGGCTACAGGGATCATAAGCCCCCCATCATTTGAGTTCCATTGAGaccgtgtgtctgtgttcactggagtgATCGAGCACCATTCCAAACTGAGTTGGTGTGGCTTTTGTAATTCAAAAATAATCATTCAACTTCAGTACCTCTTTACTAATACTCTTATGGGTGAATGCCAGCAGATGTTCATAGAACTGTTTCAGCTTTTAGCCTAATGGCTTCCAGGAAGAGAAGCTGTTGCTGTAGAAAATGAAGGCTATATTGAtcttcatttcagaaggaaTTTTGGATGAATATGTgaacatatattcattcattcaatcattgtctgtaaacgcttatccagttctgggtcgcggtTAGGTGAACATACTGTGTgacaaattttttatttaattgaattcTCTTATTCAAGACATCTTTAAAAGTGAGTTTGAAATGTCTACTTACATAGCCCATATCTAAAAACTCAAATTTATTTGCAGAACTAAGGAAAGCGGAACATGTTACCAGATGAACCTGCAGAGGGAAGAACAAATAAGTTAGTTCAAGGACTGTAAAAACCTATATACCTGAAATGAACAGTAAGACAACTCTGACCTGGAGAGTGGGCAGTAATGCAGCAAGGTGAGACAGTTGCTCTTTAAAGGCTCTTTCCTTTTCCTCATGCTGACTGTAAAAATACCCATGAAATGATAGATTTCAGTAAATAAATCCTTAAACATAATTCATCCTGACAAACACATACGATTTATTAGAGTGTCAAAAAAACATaaactaaacatttttttatgtttatcattacattttatgtaATAATGGCCAATATGTGtttaacaacattttaaaacattcattaatgAATATGTGGCACACACACTGGGCTATGTGGATGTCACAACAATCAATCTGAAACCTAACTTTATTATCCCCAAATTATTGGCTCTAGACCAACCGCACACATTACAGTTTGGTCCAGATTGTGTTGGCATTCAGTCACTAGATCACTGGGGATGTCTGGTACTGATGCTGAATGATTACATTTGTATCCCAAAGGTATTGTACTGTGCCCCATCTCCATTCTAAACTCCTAAAAATGTTCAGAAAAAAGATTTACGTACTAATGTCCTCTTCTGAATATTGCAGTAGGTTATGAAGCAGATTTACTGTAACATGGTTGAGATATTTTTAGATTGTGTAATTAGAGCCACTCAGTGGTGCCTCATGGCATTATGGTGTTTCAGTGTGGATGAGTAGATGCTGTGTTTATCatagaaataaatgtgtatGAACACTAAgaacattaattatttttgcatgttttgggtcaatacttcaaataaaaatgatttggaacaaaaaatgttattaaCATAAAATGGTGAACGTTTTCCCTTTTTCTTATATCATGACCTTTTGGAGATATGTAAAGCAACCATAGAAAAAACATGCACCTTTGAGCTGCCTTTAGCAGAaccctctttctctcagccAGTTTTTCCTGATAAacaaagaggggaaaaaacactTGTAATTAGATTCTCAATAATATTGTCACAGACTCAGATCCACTACATGAAGCAAGGCTGTTTCAcagttaaaaatatgtttttaaataacccATTCTACATCATCGAGAGTGTAActttattaattgtatttaaaaacattacctGCATGCTATTAAACAGAGTACAAATGGCTGTCTCCTCTTCATCTGCATTGGCTCGGACCTCTCCAATCATTGCCTTCAGTAGAATAATGGCTTCTCTTGCTGATGTCTGTAGCTCCTTCACTGCCTGAGATAAAGGTGGAGCATGTTCTGTGAAGCATCTACCCCTTCAAACGActtttagattttaaataagTAGTAAGATTCCTGGTCGCTTACTAAGACGGCTTGGTCCAGTTTTTCACAGCCTTGCATATACGCCGTCTCAATATCAATGCAGTGTGCTCTGCTCTCCCtaaaaacacatacagacaaAAATTACTGCCTAATTTTAGTCTTTACGTTGTATTAAATGCACTGTAAAAGTAACTCACACTGGCATGTCTCGGAAACAGTTGATGCAAAGCATCGATTTCTTCTCTGTGGAGAACATGATGTATAGTTCTTCATGGAGGCCTATAGCACAAACAGAGAATCAGTTAAAATTGTAGCAAGAAGCATATATTATTCTTAAATTTAAAGTCCTGCAAGAAAATTTACCAATAATTTTAACATGATCAAAGCAAATATTTTCTATATTCAGTTTTGTTCAAATGGCTTGGCTTAGcaatagggctggacaatatggccaaaatgtatatcatgatgtatttcttaattttggtcgatatGATGTAATtccgatattgatatgaacagtataaaatccactgaaaaacttccaagaacaaacaaggaaCATGATATCACCATCAAATGCAAGTTaataaggttttttccttctcttataaatgtactattttgaagatacatgtttttctttgaacagtgatgatatgtaaaTGTGAATGTCCAAAACCTACCACACTTTTTATGTGCTTCTTTGGTGCGTTTGGCCAGGGAGACAATCTCATGACGCGAGAACATCTTGGCCTTGTGTGTGGCTTCCCTGCAGTCTCCACACAAGGGCTGGTTACAAGTGTTGCAATAATACATTGCATCCACATCCTGaccatttaaattaaaatatgttaGAAAGCTGCTATGAAACTCCGAAGCCAAGTGCAACAAATATAAAATTCTTTAATATAAACTGATGTACTTAAAATGATCAATCAATCATTTTCTTcaatgattcttcttcacattatgaaatAGCCTTCATACTGATAtttagtggcctggatgtgtcagatatTCTTGGCTGCCACCATGTGGGGGACACACTGAATATAAAGGTTCAATCAGGAAAATATCAGTAACTTTAGAAACTAACATATAACTACaatcataaatataattttcctttttttaaaggtGATAAAAGATTGCTTTTCACTTTAAAGACAAATAATACttttttcttgtgtttgttCATCAAAATTATGCTGTAAGACCTGTTTCTTGCACTCCCAATCACAGTTAGCACACTGCACTGTTTCCTCACAGTCCACAGAGTTATCCACCAAGAATTTCAACAGACGATCCTCTGGAGGTAGAGCATTTACTCCTTTTACAACAGATGAGTGTCTGAGAAGAAGaacaaaacatttcacaaaCCTCTTTTGTCTCTCCTTGAAGAGTGAAGGGCTGTTTGTGTTCCTTTGTTAGTTTGGTTACTATACACACTACCACCCCCAGTCTTTTGACTTCAAAGTGACAAGGATAGAAATAGCATCATTCTGAATTCCTAGATAAAACAGGGCGCTTATGAAGAAAGGCACTATAAAAAGTCACAAACTGCAGAGTATGTAGTGAAAATGAGTATTGAATACATGCCCTATGTGATAAAATACACACATCTCATAAATGAGATCTCAAAAAAGTTCTTaatttttatacaaaatcaaaaAGTTTTCATTACAGTTCCTTTAGAAACCAACCCTACACACTCATTAGTCATgaaatgctgtaaaaataaaaaagaaattataatggagatgcatgtgttttttttttccaagacagaaacaatacacaaaaaatgAATGGGTGTAAATCTTAGCTAACTTTCATATTAAGTACTAGTTAATATAACAATATTATGGTTCTTTAAAATAAGGCTCCAGAGCCTCATGAAATGACATATTTTACatgaatacattttcattaaatTATTAGAGTTGTATGTTGAGGTTGTATATTGTACTAAAAGCCAAATGCAGACTAATGGATCATGgtgcatttatatatttttacagtcCTGTAAATTAGTATAGTAATGCACTTGTcacaaatttacaaaaaaaattacttgCTTTCATGGTTATGAAACTGCACACAGCTATGGggtgaaagaaaaaatattaaaaatgaatcatTCACATAGTGAATCATCAAACACACTGGTTTCAATGCCATGGCCATTGGAGCTGCTGATGAACCTCATACTTACATAAACATGCTGATCTAGCAATGAACTTTCCTCCATTTCGCTTACATTTCCATTTGTATGGTATCCATGGATATTGCACGGAAGAGAGCTGTTGCATGCCTCACTATTCCTCAGTTGCTGAAAGGACAGCACAGAGTTGCTGGAACTGTCTCTTATCACACAGGACCCAGAATAAAAGATCCGGATCCTGGCCAAGTACCTAAGTACCCAGTGTTTGATTACAGCCACAGTGGCTTTAATAAATATGCAGGGTGTATTTATATTCAGGCTAAAACAAGGGAAGGATTTATATTGCAGCTGTTGATTCCTTTCAGGTAATCCATGATGGGTCAGTCTCTTCTATGTCTCGGCAACAGGAAACGAAATAACTGTAAGCCATTCTTTGCTATGGACGTAGTTCTTTTGAGACGATTAGAATAAAGGTAATCCATTTACATAAGGAAGCAGAATGTCACAGGAAAAATTGCAAGACCTGTACTTACCAGTAACCAGTACTTAAAGCATTCATCTTTAAGATACTGGAGAAAATCGACCTCTAGTCTTgctttaaatctgaaaaaaatccAAAAGAGTTTGTCCATCCTGCCACTGTATGAAAACCAATCAATGACATGGGTTTGAAATGATGAGTAGCTGAAAAATCCCATTCTGAGgaaaaacaaatgaagaaaAGTGCAAAACAAAGTGTCCTGGTGTTTTCAGTACAATGGAATGGACATTCCAGGGCCCAGAATACCATTGATTGTGGCTTTACTTGGACTGTGCGAGgtagaaaatgttaaatgttccTAAGATACGTCACTCAatttccactctgttagacacctacCTTTCTGGTGCACCTTGTAGGTGTAAAGCctaagacagtagctcatctgttgctgcacagtttgtgttgatcgtcctctaatccttcatcagtgaccaCAGGAagttgttggctggatattttttttgggtggtggCTATTCTCATTCCAGTAGTCAGGTgacgtgtttaaaaactccagcagcaatgttgtattaaaaactctatctgatccagtcataccagcacaatacaAACTAAGACAGCAcaatcagtgtcattgcagcgctgagaatgatccaccagccaaatcataaCTGATCTGTTATGGTCCTGTAgtggtcctgaacattgaagaatatggtgaaagggggcaaacaaagaatgcagggcaacagatggactcaagtcggtaattgcagaactacaaagtgcttctgtatggaagtggagctgagagaatggacagtgagtgtagaaacaaagaggaggTCATAATGTTCTTAGTTGTTCGGCGTATAAACACTATTAACACTAATATTATCTAGAACAGCACAATAAGCACCAAATCACCATTTATCCACTTCAGTTATTGTTTTCAATTTTTGGGGAGCAAAAATCTTTGCCATGAGGCAGATCCTAGCTCAACTCTATCACATGTTCAACATTCTTGCTTGTTTTGGTTCAAGACAATTTGAATCTGAAATGGAGTGAAAATGTGGGACAAGGATTACAAAGACTAATTTCTGAAATGTTACCAAAGCAACTACATTGCCTTATTACActgtgtcagtattacagactTCCTACAGTGGTCAAGTAGACAGTGTTTTATGATGGTAAACAAGGTCTTACCCACAGAGGGGGCACGTCAGTCTGCCATCCACAGCTCTACCACGCAGACAGCTGGCACAGAAAGTGTGATAACAGTCCAGCAGGCATGGATTCTCATACTGTTCATGGCATAAGTGGCACACCAAGGGGTGACAGTTGGCACTGTCCAGTTCAAACAGGTTATCCAACGGAGAGAAGATTCCTCCAGACATCTGCAAGTAGAGAAGTTCTTCATGTCCCCAGAGACATGGTCCTAGGACCAAGTTATGCTTTACCTAATAGTGTTTGGCATTtgacattttcaaatatttctgtACTTGAACTAAAAATATagacaaaatgttacatgtACCTTAATGCTGgctaaaatatatatgtgtgaggGGAATAATATATGTCATAAGACTAAGCAAATCATGAAGGTGTACGAAataatataaagtaaaaataaaattaatatgaaCTCTCAACAGGTATCAATACTAAAAACAATGAAACATCAACAAACACGCACACAGTTCTTCACCTTGCTGGTGTCCTAGCTCCTGTCTGTGAACGGAATGAAAGCCATGTAGAGGGTTTGTGTGCCTGCCCAGCGAAGGCTGGCCTTGACGTCAGGGCAAACAAAGATCCACACAGAGCAACAGCTGAAGGGGGGGTCTAAATCTCCCAACACTGATAACACAAGAGAAACAACATACATTTGTCTACcaccaaacaacaaaaatagtTTTCCAGGGGAATGACATTAGGATGTAAAACACACCTCTAGATGGTCTCTTCGTTCAGTGAATTTCCTAAAAGAGGTTTGAAAATGTCTACAATACATGCACTTTGTGGTACCTATATGAGTAGGAGTTATCTGAGACTACGAGAACTGCAAATTTAACATAACCTTGCAATTGTATTTTAcgaattatattatattgtacaAACCATGGGCAATTAAAATCTATGAAAATCGTTGTAACTGGCACAAAAcctatgaaaaatttcaatatattttgaagtaaaTGCATGCCTCATTTGAACTCAACAAGTCTGTTCTTATGATATTATAGATAAGATAGCCCTAAtgctaacatttaaaaatatatagttttgCCCTTTAACACTGAATAATTAATtcgttcattttattttatttatttttgtaattgcTTTATTCTGCAGTAACACAAAATAGGGttgtgttttggaccgtggtaGGAAATCCAAATACagagaggaaacccaagcagacacggagagaacacagcaaTCACACTCCTTACCATGCCAGCCCTATTCTGAATACTCTGGTAAATTACCACGGTAATTTTGTTCAAAGTTTTCTGCCTCAAATATTGTGTAGATGTTTTGCCCATATGGACATATCACATATATTTACGTTATCTCAATAAACCATACCGGAAAATAACTCTATTTGGGCACTGTCAGCTAAAAATCCCAGAGTATAATTGTTAAATGcacaaatcagaaaaaaagctttttttaaaaagcatctTGGTGTGGGATGGAAGGTTGTCGTTTTAAATATACGATGTCTTAATAGTCAAATTGAGAGATATCGATTATATCGATGAGGTCTGTGCTCCATTAAGTGAAGCCCACGTGGCGCATGCGCGTTATGTGTTCTCTCTTTCAGCCTGATTTCTGTAATGGCTCCGCTGGTGAGTGTCAGCGCTCAGCCACAATTCTTCACAATAAATGTACTGTCACTCCGCACCGGGCGCTAATATCAGAGATCAACGCCGTCTAAAGGTCCATTCTATCGGATCACAATCTCAATTCAGAGCTCTGTCGTCTGCATTTATTATATGAGCCCGTAGTTATTCTGGGGCCTGTAACGAGCTAAGCTAACGCTCCGCAATTCAGCCTATCGTTGGGCGGCTGTTCATTAGTCCCTTCAGTAACTTTAATGCCAGATTTTTTCCAGTTtcccgttccacattaaatgttacaGTCGGCACTCTCTTTCATCTGAAGCGTTTGCGTTTTAGTGTTTGCCATTTACGGGGGAagcaaaaattaaaaacattagctACTAACCTTACCTAAATTTGTTAAGAGGGCTCTTAATAACTCCCTGTCTCTCCGTCTTTACAAATACTCTTCGAGATACTGGAGTAGGAGCTAGTCCAGTTAATGTGTGGAAATAATTAGTCAATTGCAAATAAATATgctgttcatgttttttttaacagtatCCACTGTAGCTATATGTTTCTCAGAATTCAAACTTTAGCCTGGTGTTTCAGTTAGAAAATATGGTAAAATTAAGACTCGACATAGTTTAACATAGCactaaaaacaacacattccgTGAAGTTAActgcttttcttttattttggcaGAAGAAGCAGCTGCCCACCAAGGGTGGTAAGAAGAAAAAGCAGGTCCTGAAGTTTACTCTGGACTGTACACATCCAGTAGAAGATGGCATTATGGATGCTGCCAACTTTGTAAGTTCTGTGTTAATATTGCGTATTATTGTCTCTGACTGCTTGTATGGATTCTACATATATCATTTATCCATGTAATATTAAGAAGACACAAAATGAAGTATATGCATTTCACAGATGAACTCAGGATAATCtctacagaaatatctgagtatCAGGTCCAGAGTTCTCACATGCAGTGCACAGAGAGCTCTTGCGAGTCAGATGCATTCTCTCAGCGGGAAATATAATGTGTGCTTTAGGCATTGTGCAGCACATGCAGGagattgatatatatatatatatatatatatatatatatatatatatatatatatatatagaatgtaaAGACCACCTCGTTCCTACATTGGCCTTTCCTTCTAGTTATACTATTCAGATCAgaatactttgtttgcccctttgaccctgttctttgatagtcagAGGACCCCCAGAATGGATATGATCCTGCTGGTTGAtcatggatcattctcagcactgaagtgacactgatgttgtgctggtaaaagtgaatcagacacagcattactgctgaattttttaaaatcctcACTATCATTGGTGGACTGCGAATAGTTCTCCAATCCAAAATATCTAGCCATCGTTGTCCTGTGTGCAACACTGTGAccactgatggactagaggatgaccagcacaaactgtgcagcaatagATCAGCTGCTGTCTTTGACATTGTACCTACAAAGTGCAcaaacaaggtgtgtgtgtgtaatatgagTGGAAAGtaatgctgctgtgtctgatccaagcCATACCTGCTATGTGGGGCCCCTCACCATTTAAAGAACAAGGTGGAAAGAGGGCAATCAGAGTATGCCAGGAaacagatggaccacagtctttaattgtaaaactacagtgTGTTCtgtatggacagtgagtgtgaagcctggaaatgtacacatttattCTTACTTGTACATCACTGTAACTGAATGTACATTCTCACAGGAGCAGTTTCTTCAGGAGCGCATCAAAGTTAATGGTAAAGCTGGAAATCTGGGAGGTGGAGTTGTAACCATTGAGAGGAGCAAGAGCAAGATTACAGTATCTTCTGAGGTTCCATTCTCCAAAAGGTTTGTCTGATTTCTGTACTGTATGCCTCCCAGACTGATTAAACCTTTTTTTACTTGATGCTTGGTTTATCACAACACTTTGTTTTCTTTAGATACCTGAAATATCTTACCAAGAAATATCTGAAGAAGAACAACCTTAGGGACTGGCTGCGTGTTGTGGCCAACACTAAGGAGAGCTATGAACTTCGCTACTTCCAGATTAACcaagatgaggaggaggaagaagatgaGGATTAAATTCATCTTTTTTGTATGTTTCAATAAATTCATTTAATACTATAAATAGTTCTGACggtagtttttttttgtatttgtcatTTATAAACTGATATGATGAAAGGTGTTACAGTACTCAATGGCAGTCAGAGACAAACAGGTTCTGTTGTGAATTTTGTGAAATCATATGGGGATTTTTACCttgtttcattttgttgttTGTACAAACACCATttacagaaaagttgggacactgcaAAATGTAGACAACAACAATGCAATGatctgtaaataatttaaattttacaaaaaaaatatttccaaagttgaaactgagaaatattattgtttttggaaaaataTAGTAATTTTAAACTTGATGCCAAGTCTATGACGAGATTGGGTTTAAAAAGAACATCAATAATAGTAAAATAAAGTCTTTAAATATAAGTATTAGTAGGGGTTTAACACTGAAAAGCTATGCAAATAATGAAACAAGTCAAGAATTACATAAAATGGTAATTAAACTGGTGA from Hoplias malabaricus isolate fHopMal1 chromosome 5, fHopMal1.hap1, whole genome shotgun sequence encodes:
- the LOC136697037 gene encoding large ribosomal subunit protein eL22 isoform X2; translated protein: MAPLKKQLPTKGGKKKKQVLKFTLDCTHPVEDGIMDAANFEQFLQERIKVNGKAGNLGGGVVTIERSKSKITVSSEVPFSKRYLKYLTKKYLKKNNLRDWLRVVANTKESYELRYFQINQDEEEEEDED
- the rnf207b gene encoding RING finger protein 207, giving the protein MSGGIFSPLDNLFELDSANCHPLVCHLCHEQYENPCLLDCYHTFCASCLRGRAVDGRLTCPLCGHSSVVKGVNALPPEDRLLKFLVDNSVDCEETVQCANCDWECKKQDVDAMYYCNTCNQPLCGDCREATHKAKMFSRHEIVSLAKRTKEAHKKCGLHEELYIMFSTEKKSMLCINCFRDMPVESRAHCIDIETAYMQGCEKLDQAVLAVKELQTSAREAIILLKAMIGEVRANADEEETAICTLFNSMQEKLAERKRVLLKAAQSQHEEKERAFKEQLSHLAALLPTLQVHLVTCSAFLSSANKFEFLDMGYQLMERLKKIVKLPHRLRPAQSSKINTEYHSEFARCLEPLLLLSQRRSVSTAGSVSGLGLTNGGGLLSSSLSVACHSPAASDMSLGSTVVRKPTSHRYISTKVLLAEGGESTFMEHCRKYENSYRSLQTEIQKLKDQVQEIHRDLTKHHSLIKTDTMCEIMDRSLQMDREISSEYSSVEMMRAMIEEIWEETYQRVANEQEIYEAQLHDLLQLKQENSYLTTIARQIGPYIRSIAKVKERLEPRLKKPKELKDDRTETMLKIYEDSTMTSDPQHSNGLTCEDYCSLHSLSDDSSLKGKDLYWLSKQKCSADMGHTVTPGKTQLG
- the LOC136697037 gene encoding large ribosomal subunit protein eL22 isoform X1 translates to MYCHSAPGANIRDQRRLKKKQLPTKGGKKKKQVLKFTLDCTHPVEDGIMDAANFEQFLQERIKVNGKAGNLGGGVVTIERSKSKITVSSEVPFSKRYLKYLTKKYLKKNNLRDWLRVVANTKESYELRYFQINQDEEEEEDED